A window of the Streptomyces albireticuli genome harbors these coding sequences:
- the ngcE gene encoding N-acetylglucosamine/diacetylchitobiose ABC transporter substrate-binding protein has product MGSTGEFGRRDLIKRASALGLIAVPSMSVLSACASGGDSDDNKVDKGTKSEKNPLAVNDSAQLDVVIFDGGFGQQYAKDAEAEYKAAYPKATVKHAATQEIQTQLQPRFNGGTPPDLIDNSGAKQMDLGTLVGKKQLTDLNALLDAPSVDDPSKKVRDTLRPGVVEMGQFEGQETWVLYYAYTVYGVWYSKTNLEKLDAQYPETWDDMLALCEKAKKKGVAGWTYPGKYPYYLPFSLYPFIAKIGGREVLDRIDNLEPNAWKDPAVKAAFEAYYELFKKGYILRGTPGLTHIESQTAWNQGKVLFIPNGSWVENESKQTTPADFKMAVGAPSSLDAKRDKMPFGTLWAAGGEPFIVPKNAKNPQGGMELLRIMLGKKSSQNFIKQVSSLTSLNGGTDGLTLPPGLSASQEALAKAGQNVVNPRIGDWYTALQKEKIGVAALGEMMAGRMTPDETINKIQKFADDTRKDDSVKKYKHK; this is encoded by the coding sequence ATGGGATCCACAGGGGAATTCGGCCGGCGCGACCTGATCAAGAGAGCTTCCGCACTCGGTCTGATCGCGGTGCCGTCGATGAGCGTGCTGAGCGCCTGCGCTTCGGGTGGCGACAGTGATGACAACAAGGTCGACAAGGGGACGAAGAGCGAGAAGAACCCGCTCGCGGTCAATGATTCGGCGCAACTCGACGTCGTCATCTTCGACGGCGGCTTCGGCCAGCAGTACGCGAAGGACGCCGAGGCCGAGTACAAGGCGGCGTACCCCAAGGCCACCGTCAAGCACGCGGCGACGCAGGAGATCCAGACCCAGCTCCAGCCCCGCTTCAACGGCGGCACCCCGCCCGATCTGATCGACAACTCGGGTGCCAAGCAGATGGACTTGGGCACCCTCGTCGGCAAGAAGCAGCTGACGGACCTCAACGCCCTGCTGGACGCGCCGTCCGTCGACGACCCGTCGAAGAAGGTCCGGGACACGCTGCGGCCGGGCGTCGTCGAGATGGGGCAGTTCGAGGGCCAGGAGACCTGGGTCCTCTACTACGCGTACACCGTGTACGGCGTGTGGTATTCGAAGACCAACCTGGAGAAGCTGGACGCGCAATACCCCGAGACCTGGGACGACATGCTCGCCCTGTGCGAGAAGGCGAAGAAGAAGGGCGTCGCGGGCTGGACGTACCCGGGAAAGTACCCGTACTACCTGCCGTTCAGCCTCTATCCCTTCATCGCCAAGATCGGCGGTCGCGAGGTCCTCGACCGGATCGACAACCTGGAGCCGAACGCCTGGAAGGACCCGGCCGTCAAGGCCGCCTTCGAGGCCTACTACGAGCTCTTCAAGAAGGGCTACATCCTCAGGGGAACCCCGGGTCTCACCCATATCGAATCCCAGACCGCCTGGAACCAGGGGAAGGTGCTTTTCATCCCCAACGGCTCATGGGTGGAGAACGAATCGAAGCAGACCACCCCGGCCGACTTCAAAATGGCCGTCGGGGCGCCCTCCAGCCTGGACGCCAAGCGCGACAAGATGCCCTTCGGCACCCTCTGGGCCGCGGGCGGCGAGCCGTTCATCGTGCCCAAGAACGCCAAGAACCCGCAGGGCGGCATGGAACTGCTGCGCATCATGCTGGGCAAGAAGTCCTCGCAGAACTTCATCAAGCAGGTCTCCTCGCTGACTTCTCTCAACGGCGGCACCGACGGGCTCACGCTGCCCCCGGGTCTCAGCGCCTCCCAGGAGGCCCTCGCCAAGGCGGGGCAGAACGTGGTCAACCCGCGTATCGGGGACTGGTACACGGCCTTGCAGAAGGAGAAGATCGGCGTGGCCGCGCTCGGCGAGATGATGGCCGGGCGTATGACACCCGACGAGACGATCAACAAGATCCAGAAGTTCGCGGACGACACGCGCAAGGACGACTCCGTCAAGAAGTACAAGCACAAGTGA
- a CDS encoding helix-turn-helix domain-containing protein, whose translation MPQKPPTIRQKRLGAELRKLREAAGMSGEDAAEALECGQAKISRIETGTNGIRPFELRGLLSAYGVTDPKLVDSLVDMAKEGRRQGWWNHYGSTLPGIADLAHLEAKAVTVQVWQTVLVPGLLQTADYMRALFRGGRHDYDEADAERCVEARTTRQAVLGKPDAPELTALVYEAVLRAEVGGREVMRDQLRHLADLVEGGRARIQVMPFSAGVHGGLDGPFVLYGLLPTGMDVVIMDSLAGAAYLEKDEDVRRYRVLFDTLRKAALAPDPSLELIKKLAVGP comes from the coding sequence ATGCCGCAGAAGCCCCCCACCATCCGCCAGAAGCGCCTCGGCGCGGAGCTGCGGAAGCTCAGAGAAGCCGCGGGCATGTCGGGCGAGGACGCCGCGGAAGCGCTGGAGTGCGGGCAGGCCAAGATCAGCCGGATCGAGACGGGGACCAACGGGATCCGCCCGTTCGAACTCCGCGGGCTGCTGAGCGCTTATGGGGTGACGGATCCGAAGCTGGTCGATTCCCTGGTGGACATGGCCAAGGAAGGCCGCCGGCAGGGCTGGTGGAACCATTACGGCAGTACCCTCCCTGGCATCGCCGACCTCGCGCACCTGGAGGCGAAGGCCGTCACGGTCCAGGTGTGGCAGACGGTCCTCGTCCCCGGTCTCCTCCAGACGGCCGACTACATGCGCGCGCTGTTCCGCGGCGGCCGGCACGACTACGACGAGGCCGACGCCGAGCGCTGCGTCGAGGCCCGCACCACCCGGCAGGCCGTCCTCGGGAAGCCGGACGCTCCCGAGCTCACGGCCCTGGTCTACGAGGCGGTGCTGCGCGCCGAGGTCGGCGGCCGCGAGGTCATGCGGGACCAGCTGCGGCACCTCGCCGACCTGGTGGAGGGCGGCCGGGCCCGGATCCAGGTGATGCCGTTCAGCGCCGGGGTGCACGGCGGGCTGGACGGGCCGTTCGTCCTCTACGGGCTGCTCCCGACAGGGATGGACGTCGTCATAATGGACAGCCTGGCCGGTGCGGCGTACCTGGAGAAGGACGAGGACGTCCGGCGGTACCGGGTGCTCTTCGACACCTTGCGGAAGGCGGCCCTGGCCCCCGACCCGTCACTGGAACTGATCAAAAAACTGGCGGTCGGGCCATGA
- a CDS encoding carbohydrate ABC transporter permease, which yields MQHGKYRFIVGFLAVPLAIYAVFVISPFVQAIYYSFTDWTGLSSDFKVVGFDNYRKMFEDDIFWKSVGHNVLLLLVLPLVTLGLGLFFAFMLNVGGRRRKNAAVAGVRGSGLYKVVYFFPQVLSIAIVALLFQFAYNPNSGALNSFLKAIGLDSVQPDWLGDPQLALWCVMAVMVWSNVGFYVVLFSAGMSSIPRDFYEAALLDGANRVQTFFRITLPLLWDTVQTGWVYMGIMALDGFAVVQIMTVGPGGPDYSTEVLAYFLYTKAFRDGQAGYATTLGVALLIVTMIFAGVVMKLGRRERLEF from the coding sequence ATGCAGCACGGTAAGTACCGTTTCATCGTGGGGTTCCTGGCCGTACCCCTGGCGATCTACGCAGTGTTCGTGATCTCGCCTTTCGTCCAGGCCATCTACTACTCGTTCACGGACTGGACCGGGCTGAGTTCCGACTTCAAGGTCGTGGGCTTCGACAACTACCGGAAGATGTTCGAGGACGACATCTTCTGGAAGTCCGTGGGCCACAACGTGCTGCTCCTGCTGGTGCTGCCGCTGGTGACCCTGGGGCTCGGTCTGTTCTTCGCCTTCATGCTCAACGTCGGCGGCCGCCGGAGGAAGAACGCCGCGGTCGCCGGGGTGCGCGGCTCCGGTCTCTACAAGGTGGTCTACTTCTTCCCGCAGGTCCTCTCCATCGCCATCGTCGCGCTGCTCTTCCAGTTCGCCTACAACCCCAACAGCGGGGCCCTGAACTCCTTTCTCAAGGCGATCGGCCTGGACTCCGTGCAGCCGGACTGGCTGGGCGACCCGCAGCTCGCGCTGTGGTGCGTGATGGCGGTGATGGTGTGGAGCAACGTCGGCTTCTACGTGGTGCTCTTCTCCGCCGGAATGAGCTCGATTCCCCGGGACTTCTACGAGGCGGCGCTGCTCGACGGCGCCAATCGCGTCCAGACCTTCTTCCGGATCACGCTGCCGCTGCTGTGGGACACGGTCCAGACCGGCTGGGTCTACATGGGGATCATGGCGCTCGATGGATTCGCCGTGGTCCAGATCATGACCGTGGGACCTGGTGGGCCGGACTACTCCACCGAAGTGCTCGCCTATTTCCTCTACACGAAGGCGTTCCGGGACGGTCAGGCCGGTTACGCGACCACGCTCGGGGTGGCGCTGCTGATCGTCACCATGATCTTCGCGGGTGTGGTGATGAAGCTGGGCCGGCGCGAACGGCTGGAGTTCTGA
- a CDS encoding carbohydrate ABC transporter permease: protein MTAQQGPRELPGVDSPKGRQGSEGGVLNVFSHGVLILWGLMVTLPLLWAVMSSFKDDKSIFTSPWALPSSLHLDNWSRAWSQAHMSEYFLNSVIVVAGSLFGTMLLGSMAAYVLARFEFPGNRFIYYLFVGGMSFPVILALVPLFFVMKNMQLLDTYHGLILVYIAYSLPFTIFFLSGFFRTLPSSVAEAAVIDGASHTRTFFQVMLPMAKPGLISVGIFNFLGQWNQYLLPAVLNVGDEDKKLLPQGLVALAVSQGYKGDWSGLFAGLVIAMLPVLAAYIVFQRQVQAGLTAGALK, encoded by the coding sequence GTGACCGCGCAGCAAGGGCCCCGGGAACTGCCGGGCGTCGACTCGCCCAAGGGGCGGCAGGGCAGCGAGGGCGGCGTTCTCAACGTCTTCTCGCACGGAGTGCTGATCCTGTGGGGCCTGATGGTCACGCTGCCGCTGCTGTGGGCGGTGATGAGCTCGTTCAAGGACGACAAGTCCATCTTCACCTCGCCCTGGGCGCTGCCCTCCAGCCTGCACCTGGACAACTGGTCGCGCGCCTGGTCCCAGGCGCACATGAGTGAGTACTTCCTCAACTCGGTGATCGTGGTGGCGGGTTCGCTCTTCGGCACGATGCTGCTGGGATCGATGGCGGCCTATGTGCTCGCCCGGTTCGAATTCCCCGGCAACCGCTTCATCTATTACCTCTTCGTGGGCGGGATGAGTTTCCCGGTCATCCTGGCGCTGGTGCCGCTCTTCTTCGTCATGAAGAACATGCAGCTGCTGGACACCTACCACGGCCTGATCCTGGTCTACATCGCCTATTCGCTGCCGTTCACTATCTTCTTCCTGAGCGGCTTCTTCCGTACGCTGCCCAGCTCGGTCGCCGAGGCCGCGGTCATCGACGGCGCCTCGCACACCCGGACCTTCTTCCAGGTGATGCTGCCGATGGCGAAGCCGGGCCTGATCAGCGTGGGCATCTTCAACTTCCTGGGACAGTGGAACCAGTACCTGCTGCCCGCCGTGCTGAACGTCGGTGACGAGGACAAGAAGCTGCTGCCGCAGGGGCTGGTGGCCCTCGCCGTCAGCCAGGGGTACAAGGGCGACTGGTCCGGCCTCTTCGCCGGGCTCGTCATCGCCATGCTGCCGGTGCTCGCGGCGTACATCGTCTTCCAGCGGCAGGTGCAGGCGGGTCTGACGGCGGGGGCCCTGAAATAG